One stretch of Corynebacterium callunae DSM 20147 DNA includes these proteins:
- a CDS encoding serine hydrolase domain-containing protein: MQSFNTLDTWPVPNVAASVLVDGKVYTHGDVDHPFELMSVTKLLASYGFLIAIEEGIFELDTPLGPEGSTVRHLLSHASGVAANMPIVEKGVGERRIYSSAGMDILADTVAQEAEMPYREYLQEALFSPLGMKNSKLWGSAGFGARSTVADLSKFAQEIIKPTLIAAETFAEACTVQFPDLIGTVPGYGMQKPCPWGLGFEIKGEKNPHWTGNTLPADTVGHFGQSGTFLWMVPGTGRACVVLTDRDFGPWAKEAWMPFNDEVWAELNA, translated from the coding sequence ATGCAAAGCTTCAACACACTTGATACCTGGCCCGTTCCCAATGTGGCGGCCAGTGTTCTTGTTGATGGCAAGGTTTATACCCACGGCGATGTGGACCACCCATTTGAGCTGATGAGTGTGACCAAATTGCTAGCTTCCTATGGTTTCCTCATTGCAATTGAGGAAGGTATTTTTGAGCTAGATACCCCTTTGGGTCCTGAGGGTTCTACCGTGCGCCACCTGTTGTCGCATGCATCTGGAGTAGCGGCAAATATGCCGATTGTAGAAAAAGGCGTGGGGGAGCGTCGAATCTATTCTTCTGCGGGCATGGATATTTTGGCAGATACGGTAGCCCAAGAGGCTGAAATGCCTTATAGGGAATATCTGCAAGAAGCGCTTTTTTCACCTTTAGGTATGAAGAACTCCAAGCTGTGGGGCTCTGCAGGTTTTGGGGCACGCAGTACCGTTGCAGATCTCAGCAAATTTGCTCAAGAAATTATTAAACCAACTTTGATCGCTGCAGAGACTTTTGCAGAGGCCTGCACTGTGCAATTTCCAGACCTTATTGGCACGGTGCCAGGTTATGGAATGCAAAAGCCGTGCCCCTGGGGTTTGGGTTTTGAGATCAAGGGTGAAAAGAATCCGCACTGGACCGGAAATACTTTGCCAGCTGACACAGTGGGACATTTTGGACAGTCGGGAACCTTCTTATGGATGGTGCCGGGAACTGGCCGGGCATGTGTGGTACTGACCGACCGTGACTTTGGCCCTTGGGCTAAAGAAGCTTGGATGCCTTTTAATGATGAGGTGTGGGCGGAGCTCAACGCTTAA
- a CDS encoding alkaline phosphatase D family protein: MSHLHLSRRSFLQSSALTLGLAAVPIEFAEAQSLEHRFFQHGVASGDPTPTSVIIWTRVSPTPEAIPGSGLGPDTTVTWEVSASSDFSTITRRGTATTSATSDHTIHIDVSDLEPARRYFYRFIAPNGEISTAGITSTSTLFDEPLSRLRFALASCANWEAGYFAAYGDIARRAQAGELDVLIFLGDYIYEYARGMFAGKNGAVRDHEPAWETVSLADYRVRYGHYRSDTQLQAAHAALPWIAMWDDHETANDAWREGAQNHSATEGDWPTRKAAGFQAYLEWMPIRATSTLFRSFQFGDLATLSILDLRSFRDLPPTYQQWAQGQRATTMMGTEQFQWLKDTVESTTTAWNIIGSSVMFAPMQLSGAPLAQLPEPLPANLDQWDGYSQERDRLLSILAGTGLPTLFLAGDIHSEWANSIRFNNQEIGMEVVCSSITSANVDDFLHIAEDNPVSLNAENFIRANSPLVRHVDVDSHGYSTVILSREAVQATWHRVADLSQAASPVSPMIQLEWKPGQGFTS; the protein is encoded by the coding sequence ATGTCACACCTTCATTTATCCAGGCGTAGCTTCTTACAATCCTCAGCTCTAACCCTTGGTCTCGCCGCGGTTCCCATCGAGTTTGCCGAAGCTCAATCACTCGAGCACCGCTTTTTCCAGCATGGTGTTGCCTCCGGAGACCCGACTCCTACCTCAGTCATCATCTGGACACGCGTGAGCCCAACCCCGGAAGCTATCCCCGGCAGCGGACTTGGCCCCGACACCACCGTCACATGGGAAGTCTCTGCCTCCTCGGACTTCTCCACCATCACCCGGCGCGGCACCGCCACCACATCCGCAACCAGTGATCACACCATTCACATCGATGTCAGCGACCTCGAACCTGCCCGCCGTTATTTCTACCGCTTCATTGCCCCAAATGGCGAAATCTCCACCGCCGGCATCACGTCGACAAGCACGCTTTTCGACGAACCCCTCAGCCGATTGCGCTTTGCGCTTGCCTCCTGCGCCAATTGGGAAGCGGGCTATTTTGCCGCCTACGGCGACATAGCCCGCCGTGCACAGGCAGGTGAGCTGGATGTACTGATCTTCCTTGGTGACTATATCTACGAATATGCGCGTGGCATGTTCGCTGGGAAAAATGGCGCTGTACGTGATCATGAACCTGCCTGGGAGACTGTCTCACTGGCCGATTATCGGGTGCGTTATGGCCACTATCGCAGTGATACCCAGCTCCAAGCAGCACACGCGGCCTTGCCGTGGATTGCAATGTGGGATGACCATGAAACTGCCAATGATGCCTGGCGGGAGGGTGCACAAAACCACAGCGCCACTGAAGGTGACTGGCCAACCCGTAAGGCAGCAGGATTCCAAGCCTATCTGGAGTGGATGCCAATCCGCGCTACCTCTACCCTTTTCCGGTCTTTCCAATTTGGCGATCTGGCGACCTTGTCCATTCTTGATTTACGTAGTTTCCGAGATCTTCCACCGACGTATCAGCAATGGGCGCAGGGACAAAGAGCCACCACCATGATGGGAACCGAGCAATTTCAATGGCTGAAAGACACCGTGGAATCGACAACCACGGCCTGGAATATCATTGGCAGCTCAGTGATGTTTGCCCCTATGCAACTTTCCGGGGCGCCACTCGCGCAACTTCCCGAACCACTGCCTGCCAATTTGGATCAATGGGACGGTTACTCCCAAGAGCGTGACCGTCTGTTGAGCATCCTGGCTGGCACTGGCCTGCCAACATTGTTTTTGGCTGGTGATATTCACTCCGAGTGGGCCAATTCCATCAGGTTTAACAATCAAGAAATCGGCATGGAAGTAGTGTGTAGCTCCATCACCTCGGCCAATGTTGATGATTTCCTGCATATTGCAGAAGACAATCCAGTGTCGCTCAACGCAGAAAACTTCATCCGCGCGAATAGTCCCCTGGTGCGCCACGTTGATGTTGATTCCCACGGTTATTCCACCGTGATACTTTCCCGCGAGGCTGTGCAAGCTACATGGCATCGCGTGGCAGATCTTTCCCAAGCTGCTTCGCCAGTCTCCCCGATGATCCAATTAGAGTGGAAACCAGGCCAAGGATTTACCTCCTAA
- a CDS encoding glycoside hydrolase family 15 protein: MTTPSNTQQHDIPLDTLLEDYAFISDTHTGALLSKLGSIDWLCLPRFDSQAMFTRLLGDREHGHWSLRIANGEVISQSYLGDSFVVQTVWRSPTGTARVVDFMPIHGNEQPDITDLVRSVHCIEGEVEVESILRLRFDYGESTPYFRTTNIDGMSIVQAVAGPNAVYVRGPEMPHRPSKDCHSGSFILKDGDTAEWVLTWAPSFDEHPPMPDYTQSLKSTLAFWSSWADQLPPQNLYDAEVRRSMLVLRALTDLRTGGIVAAPTTSLPEDFGGVRNWDYRFVWLRDSALTIEALVEYGFSTAALQWRTWLLRAIAGDPENLRIMYGLGGERHLPERELHHLRGYEDSTPVRVGNGAAEQYQADVVGEVMVALETIRRAGCAEDEFSWGMQKAILEFQEANFDRKDQGIWEMRSEPQFFTHGRAMMWAAFDRGIKAIEEYGLDGPIDRWRQLRAQLREEIMEHGFNTEIQAFTQCYDNTTMDASLLQLAQIGFIPYDDPKMLSTVARIEQELLDADGFLHRYPTDGSDGLTGDEYPFLICTFWLVEQYAHTGRLEEAKTKMERILSIQSPLGLLAEEYSTTHKRLAGNFPQAFSHIGLISAARAINFEEARNR, from the coding sequence ATGACAACTCCCAGTAACACCCAGCAGCACGATATTCCCCTCGATACTCTGCTTGAAGATTATGCGTTTATCTCCGATACGCACACGGGAGCACTGCTATCCAAGCTGGGCAGCATTGACTGGCTCTGCCTGCCACGATTTGATTCCCAAGCCATGTTCACCCGCTTACTCGGCGACCGCGAGCACGGCCACTGGAGCTTAAGAATCGCCAATGGTGAAGTAATTAGCCAAAGCTATTTGGGAGATTCCTTTGTTGTCCAAACCGTATGGCGCTCCCCCACAGGTACCGCGCGGGTAGTCGATTTTATGCCCATCCATGGAAACGAACAGCCAGATATCACCGATCTGGTGCGCTCGGTGCACTGCATTGAGGGTGAAGTGGAAGTTGAATCCATTTTGCGTCTGCGTTTTGATTACGGTGAGTCCACCCCGTATTTCCGCACCACCAATATTGATGGCATGAGCATTGTGCAAGCAGTAGCCGGCCCCAATGCAGTGTATGTACGCGGACCAGAAATGCCCCACCGCCCCTCCAAAGACTGCCACAGTGGATCTTTTATCCTCAAAGATGGAGACACCGCAGAATGGGTACTTACTTGGGCTCCCTCCTTTGATGAACATCCACCAATGCCCGATTACACGCAGTCTTTAAAGAGCACCCTGGCTTTTTGGTCCAGCTGGGCTGATCAGCTGCCACCCCAAAATCTTTATGATGCTGAAGTTCGCCGCTCCATGTTGGTGCTGCGAGCCCTCACCGATCTACGCACTGGTGGCATTGTGGCCGCACCCACTACTTCCCTACCTGAAGACTTTGGCGGTGTTCGCAACTGGGATTATCGCTTTGTCTGGCTGCGCGATTCCGCCCTGACCATTGAAGCCCTGGTGGAATATGGATTTTCCACCGCTGCTTTGCAATGGCGCACTTGGTTACTGCGCGCGATTGCAGGTGACCCGGAAAATTTGAGGATTATGTACGGCCTCGGAGGCGAAAGGCACCTGCCAGAGCGAGAACTCCACCACCTACGAGGATATGAGGATTCAACTCCAGTACGAGTGGGCAATGGTGCAGCTGAGCAATACCAAGCCGATGTTGTTGGCGAGGTTATGGTTGCATTGGAAACTATTCGCCGTGCAGGTTGTGCCGAAGATGAATTTTCTTGGGGCATGCAAAAGGCAATTTTGGAATTCCAAGAGGCCAATTTTGATCGCAAAGATCAGGGCATCTGGGAGATGCGTTCCGAGCCGCAATTTTTTACCCATGGCCGCGCCATGATGTGGGCTGCTTTTGATCGCGGCATCAAAGCCATCGAAGAATATGGCCTAGATGGTCCAATTGATCGCTGGCGACAGTTACGCGCGCAATTGCGCGAAGAGATTATGGAGCACGGCTTTAATACCGAGATTCAGGCGTTTACGCAGTGTTATGACAACACCACTATGGATGCCTCGCTCCTACAGCTCGCCCAAATTGGGTTTATCCCCTATGACGACCCCAAAATGCTCAGCACCGTAGCCCGCATTGAACAAGAGCTTCTCGACGCCGACGGCTTCCTACACCGCTATCCCACCGATGGCTCTGATGGACTAACCGGCGATGAGTATCCTTTCCTCATTTGTACGTTTTGGCTGGTGGAGCAATATGCCCACACTGGACGCCTGGAAGAAGCCAAAACAAAAATGGAGCGCATTCTCTCTATACAAAGCCCCTTGGGACTGCTTGCTGAGGAATACTCCACCACCCATAAACGCTTGGCTGGAAACTTCCCCCAGGCCTTTTCTCATATCGGCTTGATCAGCGCTGCAAGAGCCATCAACTTCGAGGAGGCACGAAACAGGTAA
- the dnaG gene encoding DNA primase — translation MGMAKGRIPESDIQAIRERTPIEEIVGDYVQLKTAGADSLKGLSPFKDEKTPSFHVRPNRGYYHCFSTGKGGDVFSFLMEMEHISFPEAVEICAEKIGYQINYQGGGPGNREEPGTRQRLIAANKAAHQFYREQLETPEAQPARDFLLQRGFSQQHIYQFECGYAPAGWDTLTKHLLKKGFEFKELEAAGLTKMGKRGPIDQFQRRLLWPIKNLSGDVIGFGARKLFDDDKMGKYMNTPETLLYKKSKVLFGLDTAKKAIAAGHQAVVVEGYTDVMAMHAAGVDTAVAACGTAFGEDHLQMLRRLMLDDNYFRGELIYTFDGDEAGQKAAMRAFEGDQKFTGQSFVSVAPNGMDPCDLRLERGDAAVRDLVARRIPMFEFVLQSIISEYALDTVEGRLSALRRAVPIVAEIRDKTLQSEYARLLSGWVGWADPAEVLRQVHDEVRRPKRDKKPLRATRFDKPQENQQARPTMALPNPRNPVLWQERESLKIALQYPELAGSYFDGLPQDSFTNPAYRMVRDAIAAAGGCAQALDGKEWLPSVSENMTDLLGTSLVSELAMEEIEVETSDLESYTDGVLSRLQETRVGNQIAILKSQLQRMRPSDDEQAYNSLFADLVALEQARRELLDRAFRG, via the coding sequence ATGGGCATGGCTAAGGGACGCATTCCGGAAAGTGATATCCAAGCAATCCGAGAAAGAACGCCGATCGAAGAGATCGTCGGAGATTATGTACAGCTTAAAACAGCGGGTGCAGATTCTCTCAAAGGGCTTTCCCCATTTAAAGATGAGAAAACCCCGTCCTTCCACGTACGTCCCAACCGCGGTTATTATCACTGCTTTTCCACCGGCAAAGGTGGAGACGTGTTTTCCTTCCTTATGGAAATGGAACATATCTCTTTCCCGGAGGCGGTGGAAATCTGTGCTGAAAAAATTGGCTACCAAATCAATTATCAGGGTGGTGGACCTGGCAACCGCGAAGAACCTGGCACCCGCCAGCGTTTAATTGCAGCCAATAAGGCAGCACACCAGTTTTATCGTGAACAATTAGAAACCCCCGAGGCACAACCTGCCCGCGATTTCTTATTACAGCGCGGTTTTAGCCAGCAGCATATCTACCAATTTGAATGCGGATATGCCCCTGCTGGCTGGGATACTTTAACCAAACATCTTCTTAAAAAGGGATTTGAGTTTAAGGAATTAGAGGCCGCAGGTTTAACCAAAATGGGTAAGCGTGGCCCCATCGATCAATTCCAGCGCCGTTTATTATGGCCCATTAAAAACCTTTCTGGTGATGTAATTGGCTTTGGAGCCCGCAAGCTTTTTGATGACGACAAAATGGGCAAATATATGAACACGCCCGAAACCTTGTTGTATAAGAAGTCCAAGGTGCTTTTTGGCCTGGATACCGCCAAGAAGGCCATTGCCGCCGGGCATCAGGCTGTGGTGGTGGAAGGCTACACCGATGTCATGGCAATGCACGCTGCGGGCGTTGATACTGCAGTGGCAGCCTGTGGCACTGCCTTTGGTGAAGATCACCTGCAGATGTTGCGCCGTCTGATGCTAGATGACAATTACTTCCGCGGAGAGCTCATCTATACCTTTGATGGTGATGAAGCTGGCCAGAAGGCCGCCATGCGAGCCTTTGAGGGCGACCAGAAGTTCACGGGGCAGTCTTTTGTCTCGGTTGCGCCTAACGGCATGGATCCTTGCGATCTGCGCCTGGAGCGTGGCGATGCTGCAGTGCGTGATCTGGTGGCACGTCGCATTCCGATGTTTGAGTTTGTGTTGCAGTCAATCATCAGCGAATATGCCCTGGATACTGTCGAAGGGCGTCTTTCTGCTTTGCGACGGGCGGTGCCGATTGTGGCCGAGATCCGCGATAAGACGCTGCAGTCAGAATATGCTCGTTTGCTTTCTGGCTGGGTGGGGTGGGCTGATCCAGCCGAAGTGCTACGCCAGGTCCATGATGAAGTCCGCCGGCCCAAGCGAGATAAGAAACCACTGCGCGCAACTCGCTTTGATAAGCCTCAAGAAAACCAGCAGGCACGCCCCACGATGGCGCTACCTAATCCACGCAACCCGGTGTTGTGGCAGGAAAGGGAATCGCTAAAAATTGCCCTGCAATACCCTGAGCTTGCCGGCTCATATTTTGATGGCTTGCCACAGGATAGTTTTACCAATCCGGCTTATCGAATGGTGCGTGATGCCATTGCTGCTGCTGGTGGTTGTGCCCAAGCACTGGACGGCAAAGAATGGCTGCCTAGTGTCTCGGAGAATATGACTGACCTCTTGGGTACTTCTTTGGTGTCAGAGTTGGCCATGGAAGAGATCGAGGTTGAAACCTCAGATTTGGAATCATATACCGATGGTGTGCTCTCGCGTTTGCAAGAGACTCGAGTAGGCAATCAGATTGCTATTCTCAAGAGTCAATTGCAAAGAATGCGCCCCTCAGATGATGAGCAGGCATATAATTCCCTTTTTGCCGATCTGGTAGCGCTGGAACAAGCACGTCGAGAATTACTCGATCGTGCTTTCCGGGGCTAG
- a CDS encoding ribonuclease domain-containing protein — MQNGKKALGGVLGFVVLLGAAWFGIDLNDSNNQATSASSTLSSTTSAKTSSSKSSSPTSSAAASGTSGLDTCSLGELPQQADLVVDDILAGGPFEYPDNDGVRFGNYEGVLPDESNNYYREYTVETPGLSHRGPQRIVTGGTNQTDPEVWYYTSDHYETFCEITDAEN, encoded by the coding sequence ATGCAAAATGGCAAGAAGGCTCTTGGCGGTGTGCTCGGATTCGTTGTGTTGCTTGGTGCAGCGTGGTTTGGCATTGACCTTAATGACTCCAATAATCAGGCAACAAGCGCATCGAGCACCCTTTCCTCTACTACTTCAGCTAAAACTTCATCCTCCAAAAGCTCCTCGCCCACCAGCTCCGCCGCTGCTAGTGGTACCAGTGGCTTAGATACCTGTTCTTTGGGCGAGTTGCCACAACAGGCAGATCTGGTGGTCGATGATATTCTCGCCGGTGGACCATTTGAATATCCCGATAATGATGGGGTGCGCTTTGGTAACTACGAGGGTGTGCTGCCCGATGAGTCCAATAATTACTATCGCGAATATACGGTGGAAACACCAGGGCTGAGCCACCGTGGACCCCAGCGAATTGTAACCGGCGGAACTAATCAAACTGATCCCGAAGTGTGGTACTACACCTCAGATCATTATGAGACTTTTTGTGAGATTACCGATGCGGAGAATTAA
- the glmS gene encoding glutamine--fructose-6-phosphate transaminase (isomerizing): MCGIVGYIGQAGDSRDYFALDVVVEGLRRLEYRGYDSAGIAIHANGEISYRKKAGKVAALDAEIAKAPLPDSILGIGHTRWATHGGPTDANAHPHVVSNGKLAVVHNGIIENFAELRSELSAKGYNFVSDTDTEVAASLLAEIYNTQANGDLTLAMQLTGQRLEGAFTLLAIHADHDDRIVAARRNSPLVIGVGEGENFLGSDVSGFIDYTRKAVELANDQVVTITADDYTITNFDGSEAVGKPFDVEWDAAAAEKGGFGSFMEKEIHDQPAAVRDTLMGRLDEDGKLVLDELRIDEAILRSVDKIVIVACGTAAYAGQVARYAIEHWCRIPTEVELAHEFRYRDPILNEKTLVVALSQSGETMDTLMAVRHAREQGAKVVAICNTVGSTLPREADASIYTYAGPEIAVASTKAFLAQITASYLLGLYLAQLRGNQFADEVATVLQSLREMPEKIQEVIDNEEQIKKLGQDMVDAKSVLFLGRHVGYPVALEGALKLKEIAYLHAEGFAAGELKHGPIALVEEGQPVFVIVPSPRGRDSLHSKVVSNIQEIRARGAVTIVIAEEGDEAVNDYANFIIRIPQAPTLMQPLLATVPLQIFACAVATAKGFNVDQPRNLAKSVTVE; the protein is encoded by the coding sequence ATGTGTGGAATTGTTGGATATATTGGCCAAGCGGGCGACTCCCGTGATTACTTTGCTCTAGATGTAGTCGTTGAAGGACTGCGTCGCCTGGAATACCGCGGATATGACTCCGCAGGTATTGCTATTCACGCCAATGGTGAGATTAGCTACCGAAAGAAGGCCGGAAAGGTTGCTGCACTAGATGCAGAAATCGCTAAAGCACCTCTTCCAGATTCTATTTTGGGAATTGGACACACCCGTTGGGCAACTCATGGTGGCCCAACCGATGCCAACGCTCACCCCCACGTTGTTTCCAATGGCAAGCTTGCCGTAGTACACAACGGCATCATCGAAAACTTTGCGGAACTGCGCTCTGAGCTTTCCGCTAAGGGCTACAACTTTGTATCCGATACCGATACCGAAGTTGCTGCTTCTTTGCTTGCTGAAATTTACAATACTCAGGCAAACGGTGACCTCACCCTTGCTATGCAGCTGACAGGTCAGCGCCTTGAGGGTGCTTTCACCCTGCTAGCCATTCATGCTGATCACGATGACCGCATCGTTGCAGCTCGTCGTAACTCTCCTTTGGTTATCGGCGTCGGCGAGGGCGAGAACTTCCTCGGATCTGACGTTTCTGGCTTTATTGATTACACCCGCAAGGCTGTAGAGCTGGCTAATGACCAGGTTGTTACCATCACCGCTGATGATTACACCATCACCAACTTTGATGGTTCTGAAGCAGTTGGCAAGCCTTTCGACGTGGAGTGGGACGCTGCAGCTGCTGAAAAGGGCGGCTTCGGTTCCTTCATGGAGAAGGAAATCCACGATCAGCCAGCAGCTGTTCGCGATACCTTGATGGGCCGTCTTGATGAAGATGGCAAGCTCGTTCTTGATGAGCTGCGCATCGATGAAGCTATTCTGCGTAGCGTCGACAAGATCGTCATTGTTGCTTGTGGTACTGCAGCTTATGCAGGCCAGGTTGCTCGTTACGCAATTGAGCACTGGTGCCGCATCCCAACCGAGGTGGAGCTGGCTCACGAGTTCCGTTACCGCGACCCAATCCTCAACGAGAAGACCCTTGTTGTGGCATTGTCCCAGTCCGGCGAGACCATGGATACCTTGATGGCTGTGCGCCACGCTCGCGAGCAGGGTGCCAAGGTTGTTGCAATCTGTAACACCGTTGGTTCTACCTTGCCTCGTGAAGCAGATGCTTCTATCTATACCTATGCAGGTCCTGAGATCGCAGTTGCATCTACCAAGGCATTCTTGGCTCAGATCACCGCTTCTTACCTGCTTGGCCTCTACCTCGCTCAGCTGCGCGGCAACCAGTTTGCTGATGAAGTAGCTACTGTCTTGCAGAGCCTGCGTGAGATGCCAGAGAAGATCCAAGAGGTCATTGACAATGAAGAGCAGATCAAGAAGCTCGGCCAGGACATGGTTGACGCGAAGTCTGTGCTCTTCTTGGGTCGCCACGTCGGCTACCCAGTTGCCCTTGAAGGCGCTTTGAAGCTGAAGGAAATTGCTTACCTGCACGCTGAAGGCTTTGCTGCCGGCGAGCTCAAGCATGGTCCTATCGCTTTGGTTGAGGAAGGCCAGCCGGTATTCGTTATCGTTCCTTCCCCACGTGGTCGTGACTCCCTGCACTCCAAGGTTGTTTCCAACATCCAGGAAATCCGTGCTCGTGGCGCTGTCACCATCGTTATTGCTGAGGAAGGCGATGAGGCTGTTAACGATTACGCTAACTTCATCATCCGCATCCCACAGGCTCCAACCCTGATGCAGCCTTTGCTTGCTACCGTGCCTTTGCAGATTTTTGCTTGCGCTGTAGCCACCGCAAAGGGCTTCAACGTCGACCAGCCACGTAACCTGGCTAAGTCCGTTACCGTCGAATAA
- a CDS encoding mannitol dehydrogenase family protein, whose protein sequence is MAPYITRKLFTVNTGHAATAYFGYQAGIQKISDALEDEAVHQKVAAVLDETKQLLVEKFGFAPEIQQAYVDKILKRFANPSLPDTVERVGRAPIRKISVNERLIGPAAELAERGFAADNLVAAVGAALAFNVESDPEAVVLQQQLAVARGDREKTDALVTKLTGVAADHPLFDAFFSVFAQA, encoded by the coding sequence TTGGCTCCTTATATCACCCGTAAGCTGTTTACGGTGAACACCGGACACGCAGCTACTGCTTATTTTGGATACCAAGCTGGAATCCAAAAGATTTCCGATGCGCTTGAAGATGAAGCAGTGCACCAAAAGGTAGCCGCGGTGCTTGATGAAACCAAGCAGTTGCTCGTCGAAAAGTTCGGTTTTGCACCGGAGATTCAGCAGGCTTACGTGGATAAGATTCTCAAGCGTTTTGCCAATCCTTCCTTGCCTGACACCGTCGAGCGTGTGGGACGTGCGCCAATCCGCAAGATTTCTGTCAACGAGCGTCTCATCGGCCCAGCTGCAGAATTGGCCGAACGCGGATTTGCAGCCGACAACCTGGTTGCTGCAGTTGGGGCAGCGTTGGCATTTAATGTCGAGTCTGATCCGGAAGCCGTGGTTTTGCAGCAACAGCTTGCGGTCGCTCGGGGTGACCGTGAAAAGACCGACGCGCTTGTGACGAAATTGACCGGCGTGGCAGCGGATCATCCACTGTTTGATGCTTTTTTCAGTGTTTTTGCTCAAGCTTAA
- a CDS encoding deoxyguanosinetriphosphate triphosphohydrolase, with translation MYPYQPADNARLFDEAPKLSQLGDQVPDSRSAFARDRARVLHSAALRRLADKTQVVGPNDGDTPRTRLTHSLEVAQIARGIGAGLDLDPDLCDLAGLCHDIGHPPYGHNGETALNEVAQACGGFEGNAQTLRILTRLEPKVVSPEGKSFGLNLSRAALDAACKYPWTKTNADGSVNRKYGAYDEDAELLAWLREGHSDLRPPMEAQVMDFSDDIAYSVHDVEDGIVSGRIDLKVLWDLVELAALAHKGARAFGGDPAELIEGAASLRELPVVVAAADFDFTLRAYSALKAMTSELVGRYVGATIAATKAAAREQGIEVGRMHGDLVIPEAAAREVKLLKTLAVLYVMDDPGHMARQDRQRERVFRVYEYLMLGAPGSLDPMFRPWFLEATSDAERARVVVDQIASMTESRLERLAKNAAEISGFLG, from the coding sequence ATGTACCCCTATCAACCTGCAGATAATGCGCGCCTTTTTGACGAGGCACCCAAATTAAGCCAGCTTGGCGATCAGGTGCCCGACTCCCGCAGCGCCTTTGCGCGCGACCGGGCGCGCGTGTTGCACTCCGCTGCTTTGCGACGACTAGCTGATAAAACGCAAGTGGTTGGGCCCAATGACGGAGATACCCCGCGCACTCGATTGACTCACTCTTTGGAAGTTGCCCAAATTGCGCGTGGCATTGGTGCAGGCCTTGATCTTGATCCAGATCTGTGTGACTTGGCAGGTCTATGTCACGATATTGGGCACCCACCTTATGGACACAATGGTGAAACTGCCCTTAATGAAGTCGCTCAAGCGTGTGGCGGTTTTGAGGGAAATGCCCAAACCCTGCGCATTCTTACCCGATTGGAACCCAAGGTGGTTTCTCCTGAGGGCAAGAGTTTTGGACTTAATCTATCTCGCGCAGCTTTGGATGCTGCGTGCAAATACCCGTGGACCAAAACTAATGCTGATGGTTCCGTCAACCGTAAATACGGCGCCTATGACGAAGACGCTGAACTATTGGCATGGCTGCGCGAAGGGCATAGTGATCTCCGTCCGCCAATGGAAGCCCAGGTTATGGACTTCTCCGATGACATTGCCTATTCCGTGCACGATGTGGAAGATGGCATAGTCTCAGGCCGCATTGATCTTAAAGTGCTGTGGGATTTGGTGGAATTAGCAGCACTAGCGCACAAGGGCGCTCGTGCCTTTGGCGGAGATCCAGCTGAACTTATTGAAGGTGCTGCTTCGCTGCGGGAACTTCCTGTGGTGGTAGCTGCCGCGGACTTTGATTTCACTTTGCGTGCTTATTCGGCGCTTAAAGCGATGACCTCAGAGCTGGTGGGACGTTATGTCGGTGCCACAATTGCAGCCACCAAAGCAGCTGCCCGCGAACAAGGTATTGAGGTTGGCCGGATGCATGGTGATCTGGTGATTCCAGAAGCAGCAGCGCGCGAAGTGAAACTCCTTAAAACCCTGGCGGTGTTATACGTCATGGATGATCCTGGGCATATGGCGCGCCAAGATCGACAGCGCGAGCGTGTCTTCCGAGTTTATGAATACCTCATGCTGGGCGCGCCGGGTTCTTTGGATCCCATGTTTAGACCATGGTTTTTAGAAGCCACCTCTGATGCTGAACGAGCGCGAGTAGTGGTGGATCAAATTGCCTCGATGACTGAATCGCGCCTGGAAAGATTGGCCAAAAATGCTGCCGAAATCTCTGGATTTTTAGGCTAG